The following coding sequences lie in one Deltaproteobacteria bacterium genomic window:
- a CDS encoding dienelactone hydrolase family protein, whose translation MCDDDTEIENAIYLRKAGLTRRELGLGTAATVASLLSGCKPGATATASTDAPPPTEPTPTSPDAVPPTTTPHAEMVTIETSDGVAEAFFVAPTSGRHPAVLIWPDIAGLRPSFTAMATRLAAQGYAVLAVNHYYRNAKMPVLESFEQWRTPEGKAKITPAREALTNEAITRDAAAFVAWLDRQPQVDTARKVGTTGYCMGGPFTLRTAAAVPARVGVIGSFHGGGLVTADADSPHRLLASTKAAALICIAQNDDEREPESKTTLRESADAAGLFAEIEVYPAQHGWCVTDSPVYDETQAERAWSRLLAMLSSKT comes from the coding sequence ATGTGCGACGACGACACCGAGATCGAGAACGCGATCTATTTGCGCAAGGCCGGACTCACCCGCCGTGAGCTCGGACTCGGCACCGCCGCGACGGTCGCGAGCCTGTTGTCAGGCTGCAAGCCCGGCGCGACCGCGACGGCATCGACCGACGCACCGCCGCCGACCGAGCCGACACCGACCTCGCCGGACGCGGTGCCGCCCACCACCACGCCGCATGCAGAGATGGTCACGATCGAAACCAGCGACGGCGTCGCCGAGGCGTTCTTCGTGGCACCAACGAGCGGTCGGCATCCCGCGGTGCTGATCTGGCCCGACATCGCGGGCCTGCGCCCGTCGTTTACGGCGATGGCGACCCGGCTGGCCGCGCAGGGCTACGCGGTGCTCGCGGTGAATCACTACTACCGCAACGCGAAGATGCCGGTGCTGGAGTCCTTCGAGCAGTGGCGCACCCCCGAGGGCAAGGCGAAGATCACCCCGGCACGCGAGGCGCTGACCAACGAGGCCATCACGCGCGATGCTGCGGCATTCGTCGCGTGGCTCGATCGACAGCCGCAGGTCGACACCGCGCGCAAGGTCGGGACCACCGGCTACTGCATGGGCGGCCCCTTCACGCTGCGCACGGCTGCCGCAGTGCCGGCGCGCGTCGGCGTGATCGGCTCGTTCCACGGCGGCGGCCTCGTCACAGCGGACGCGGACAGCCCCCATCGCTTGCTCGCCAGCACCAAGGCCGCCGCCCTCATCTGCATCGCGCAGAACGACGACGAGCGCGAGCCGGAGAGCAAGACCACGCTGCGCGAGAGCGCCGACGCGGCCGGCCTCTTCGCGGAGATCGAGGTCTACCCCGCACAGCACGGTTGGTGCGTCACCGACTCGCCCGTCTACGACGAGACCCAGGCCGAGCGCGCGTGGTCACGGCTGCTCGCGATGCTGTCCAGCAAGACCTGA
- a CDS encoding ATP-binding protein, which translates to MKVAFIGTHGVGKTTLCYGLAARLKARDVVLEIVHEVARRCPLPINRETGLASQSWILHTQLAEELVASARYPVVLCDRSVLDNYVYLLLAAGRQPPLETLVDAWMATYDLLVMVPVIDAPSPDGLRATDPEFQRAVADRVERELDRRGLPALRLAPHERERWLEQVEAEAMRRLAPPQLPLL; encoded by the coding sequence CTGAAGGTGGCGTTCATCGGCACGCACGGGGTCGGCAAGACCACCCTGTGCTACGGGCTCGCCGCGCGGCTCAAGGCCCGCGACGTCGTGCTGGAGATCGTCCACGAGGTCGCGCGTCGGTGCCCGCTGCCGATCAACCGCGAGACCGGCCTCGCCTCGCAATCGTGGATCCTCCACACCCAGCTCGCCGAGGAGCTCGTCGCGTCCGCGCGCTACCCCGTGGTGCTGTGCGATCGCAGCGTGCTCGACAACTATGTCTACCTGCTGCTCGCCGCCGGCCGCCAACCACCCCTCGAGACCCTCGTCGACGCGTGGATGGCGACCTACGATCTGCTCGTGATGGTGCCGGTGATCGACGCGCCCAGCCCCGATGGCCTGCGTGCGACCGACCCGGAATTCCAGCGCGCCGTCGCCGACCGCGTCGAGCGCGAGCTCGATCGCCGCGGCCTGCCGGCGCTGCGACTCGCGCCACACGAACGCGAGCGTTGGCTCGAGCAGGTCGAGGCCGAGGCGATGCGACGGCTCGCACCGCCGCAGCTGCCGCTGCTGTAG